Proteins from a genomic interval of Brucella intermedia LMG 3301:
- a CDS encoding monovalent cation/H+ antiporter subunit A: MTMDGRMLFLLVLLPFLGSAITGLFRGADRSGSAWFTAAIALVAFIVTASLYPIVSDGKVLRGTVEWLPAYGLNVTFRMDGFAWLFAMLITGIGLLVVIYARYYMSPEDPVPRFFSFLLSFMGSMLGVVLSGNLILLAVFWELTSIFSFLLIGYWYHNASARDGARMALTVTGIGGFCLLAGVLILGHIVGSYDLDKVLAAGNLVRTHPLYSVALILILLGAFTKSAQFPFHFWLPNAMAAPTPVSAYLHSATMVKAGVFLLARLWPVLSGTEEWFWIVGSAGLITLLIASFFAVFQQDLKGLLAYSTISNLGLITVLLSLGSPLAAVAAIFHMVNHAIFKASLFMAAGIIDHETGTRDMRKLSGLLRPMPYTATLAMVASAAMAGVPLLNGFISKEMFFAEAVETHMASWLDTITPYVATIAGIFTVAYSVRFIYSTFFGPPPHDLPHEPHEPPHWMRRPIELLVLLCLLIGIIPGLSIGPFLHSAVLSVLGHATPEYSLSVWHGFNLPLMMSIVAMIGGILLHWMLKNYLATSEDGPPLFRHLQGQRIFERVLVTLSWNWARKAEAFLSTRRLQPQLRIVVAVAVLAAAWPIFASGLQSGSLGPQPVDPIFAGLWILGGACAVGAAYQAKYHRLAALILLGGAGLITCITFVWLSAPDLAVTQLLVEIVTTVLLLLGLRWLPKRWEDPDPLPVQIGPRIRRYRDLLLAIGSGAGVAIIAYAVMTRLSPSSIGDYFLENAYSGGGGKNVVNVILVDFRAFDTFGEIAVLGIVGLTVFALLRRFRPAPDTTGSTAQQKIQDAYDEAAPDRKAGETLADYLAVPSVIMQWLFPVIVVLAVHLFLRGHDLPGGGFAAGITLAIAFLLQYLASGARVVEDRLRILPLRWIGMGLLLAGATGAGSWFFGYPFLTTFFQYTEIPHIGKMPTASALLFDLGVFTLVVGATVLVLIALAHQSLRKHRVEKLAATKEEN, translated from the coding sequence ATGACGATGGACGGCAGAATGCTTTTCCTGCTTGTCCTTCTACCATTTCTCGGCAGCGCCATAACCGGACTATTCAGGGGGGCGGATCGTAGCGGTTCGGCCTGGTTTACGGCAGCGATTGCGCTTGTCGCCTTTATCGTCACCGCCAGCCTTTATCCCATCGTGTCGGACGGCAAGGTGCTTCGCGGCACCGTGGAATGGCTCCCGGCCTATGGTCTCAACGTCACCTTCCGGATGGACGGCTTTGCCTGGCTTTTCGCGATGCTCATCACGGGCATCGGGCTTCTGGTCGTCATTTACGCGCGTTACTACATGTCGCCGGAAGACCCGGTGCCGAGGTTCTTCTCGTTCCTTTTGTCCTTCATGGGATCGATGCTTGGTGTGGTTCTGTCGGGCAATCTGATATTGCTTGCAGTATTCTGGGAACTGACCAGCATCTTCTCGTTTCTGCTGATCGGTTACTGGTATCACAATGCCAGCGCCCGCGATGGTGCGCGCATGGCGCTGACAGTGACCGGCATAGGCGGTTTCTGTCTGCTGGCAGGCGTTCTGATCCTGGGGCATATCGTCGGCAGCTACGATCTCGACAAGGTCCTCGCAGCGGGCAACCTCGTTCGCACGCATCCGCTCTACAGCGTGGCGCTCATCCTGATCCTGCTCGGCGCATTCACCAAAAGCGCGCAGTTTCCGTTCCATTTCTGGCTTCCGAACGCCATGGCAGCGCCGACGCCGGTATCGGCCTATCTGCATTCGGCAACAATGGTGAAGGCTGGCGTTTTTTTGCTTGCCCGCCTCTGGCCTGTCTTAAGCGGAACCGAGGAGTGGTTCTGGATCGTCGGCTCGGCGGGCCTGATCACGCTTCTGATCGCGAGCTTCTTTGCGGTTTTCCAGCAGGATCTCAAGGGTCTGCTCGCCTATTCGACCATCAGCAATCTTGGCCTCATCACCGTTCTGCTCAGCCTTGGCAGTCCGCTGGCAGCAGTCGCCGCGATCTTCCACATGGTCAACCATGCGATCTTCAAGGCATCGCTTTTCATGGCCGCCGGCATCATCGATCACGAAACCGGCACACGTGACATGCGCAAGCTGAGCGGGCTTCTGCGCCCCATGCCCTATACGGCGACGCTTGCCATGGTGGCGAGCGCGGCCATGGCCGGTGTGCCGCTGCTCAACGGGTTCATTTCCAAGGAAATGTTCTTCGCGGAAGCGGTCGAAACCCATATGGCGTCCTGGCTCGACACGATCACGCCTTACGTGGCCACCATCGCGGGCATCTTCACGGTCGCCTATTCGGTACGCTTCATCTATTCGACGTTCTTCGGACCGCCGCCGCATGATCTGCCCCATGAGCCGCATGAGCCGCCGCACTGGATGCGCCGTCCCATCGAACTTCTGGTTCTGCTTTGCCTGTTGATCGGCATCATTCCGGGACTGTCGATCGGGCCGTTCCTGCATTCGGCTGTGCTGTCGGTGCTGGGTCATGCGACGCCCGAATATAGCCTCTCGGTCTGGCACGGTTTCAACCTGCCGCTGATGATGAGTATCGTGGCCATGATCGGCGGCATTCTTTTGCACTGGATGCTGAAGAACTATCTCGCGACGAGCGAAGACGGCCCTCCGCTTTTCCGGCACTTGCAGGGACAGCGCATTTTCGAGCGTGTTCTGGTTACTCTATCGTGGAACTGGGCGCGCAAGGCGGAAGCTTTCCTTAGCACGCGGCGTCTGCAGCCGCAACTCCGTATCGTGGTCGCCGTGGCGGTCCTTGCCGCCGCCTGGCCGATTTTCGCCTCCGGCCTGCAATCCGGTTCGCTTGGTCCGCAGCCGGTGGACCCGATCTTCGCCGGACTTTGGATACTTGGCGGGGCCTGCGCCGTCGGGGCGGCCTACCAGGCCAAGTATCACCGGCTGGCAGCGCTTATCCTTCTGGGCGGGGCGGGGCTTATCACCTGCATCACCTTCGTCTGGCTGTCTGCGCCCGATCTTGCGGTAACGCAGTTGCTCGTCGAGATCGTAACCACCGTCCTGCTGCTGCTTGGACTTCGCTGGCTCCCGAAGCGTTGGGAAGATCCCGATCCGCTTCCGGTGCAGATCGGCCCGCGCATCCGCCGCTATCGCGACTTGTTGCTCGCCATCGGCAGCGGGGCTGGTGTGGCTATCATCGCCTATGCCGTGATGACGCGCCTGTCTCCCAGCAGCATCGGCGATTATTTCCTCGAAAACGCCTATTCGGGCGGCGGCGGCAAGAATGTCGTCAATGTCATTCTGGTCGATTTCCGCGCCTTTGATACTTTTGGCGAAATCGCCGTCCTTGGCATTGTCGGTCTTACGGTCTTTGCGCTGCTGCGACGTTTTCGTCCAGCGCCCGACACGACCGGATCGACCGCCCAACAGAAAATACAGGACGCCTATGACGAGGCAGCGCCGGACCGCAAGGCCGGTGAAACACTGGCCGATTATCTGGCCGTGCCGTCTGTCATCATGCAATGGCTTTTCCCGGTGATCGTCGTGCTGGCAGTGCATCTGTTCCTGCGTGGCCATGATCTGCCGGGTGGCGGGTTTGCGGCCGGTATCACGCTCGCAATTGCATTCCTGCTCCAATATCTGGCATCAGGCGCGCGCGTTGTGGAGGACCGCCTGCGCATCCTGCCCCTGCGCTGGATCGGGATGGGCCTGCTGTTGGCCGGTGCAACAGGCGCGGGATCGTGGTTCTTCGGCTATCCGTTCCTCACAACCTTCTTCCAGTATACGGAGATACCGCATATCGGAAAAATGCCGACAGCCAGTGCGCTGCTGTTCGATCTTGGAGTCTTCACCCTCGTGGTCGGCGCTACGGTGCTCGTTTTGATCGCTCTCGCGCACCAATCGCTCCGCAAACACCGTGTCGAGAAACTGGCCGCAACGAAGGAGGAGAACTGA
- the mnhG gene encoding monovalent cation/H(+) antiporter subunit G — protein MINAGEIPVWAAVIISFFLLGGAFLTLVGCIGLVRFKSFYERVHAPTLGSSFGAGGILIASIIFFSILQSKPILHEVVITVFVVVTTPVTLMLLSRAVIHRDRTQDSKELPSSSDPL, from the coding sequence ATGATCAATGCAGGCGAAATTCCCGTCTGGGCCGCTGTCATCATTTCATTTTTCCTGCTGGGCGGCGCGTTCCTGACGCTTGTCGGATGCATCGGCCTTGTTCGCTTCAAGAGCTTTTATGAGCGCGTTCATGCGCCCACGCTCGGCTCGTCGTTCGGAGCGGGCGGGATCCTGATCGCGTCGATTATATTTTTCTCCATCTTGCAATCGAAGCCGATTCTGCATGAAGTGGTCATTACCGTCTTTGTGGTTGTCACAACGCCGGTAACGCTCATGCTGCTCAGCCGCGCCGTGATCCATCGCGACAGAACGCAGGACAGCAAGGAGCTGCCTTCATCTTCCGACCCGCTATAG
- a CDS encoding GbsR/MarR family transcriptional regulator, giving the protein MELSPIVQSFVLHFGEMGSRWGINRTVGQIYALLYISPDPLCADQIVDALGVSRSNVSMGIRELQGWNLVLLKHIPGDRRDFFTTPDDVWQILRTLAEERKKREIDPTLTVLREILMEQPKGESDLYAQDRMKDMYGLIERLTNWYDDVKRLDTDRLTSLLALGAKVTRFLETTDRIVALGRGRTSAKKEPKRE; this is encoded by the coding sequence TTGGAATTGTCGCCAATCGTTCAATCGTTCGTGCTCCACTTCGGAGAAATGGGCAGCCGTTGGGGCATCAACCGCACCGTGGGGCAGATATATGCGCTGCTTTACATATCGCCTGACCCTCTTTGCGCCGACCAGATCGTCGACGCTCTCGGTGTGTCACGTTCGAACGTCTCCATGGGTATCCGCGAGTTGCAAGGCTGGAATCTGGTGTTGCTGAAGCACATTCCCGGTGATCGCCGCGATTTCTTCACGACGCCCGACGATGTGTGGCAGATTCTGCGCACGCTCGCCGAGGAGCGCAAGAAGCGCGAGATCGATCCCACGCTTACCGTTCTGCGCGAGATCCTGATGGAACAGCCGAAGGGCGAAAGCGATCTTTATGCGCAGGATCGCATGAAGGACATGTACGGCCTGATCGAAAGGCTGACCAACTGGTACGACGACGTCAAGCGGCTCGATACGGACCGTTTGACCAGTCTTCTGGCGCTTGGCGCCAAGGTGACCCGCTTCCTTGAAACCACGGACAGGATCGTGGCGCTTGGGCGCGGGCGAACATCGGCCAAAAAGGAGCCTAAGAGAGAGTGA
- a CDS encoding monovalent cation/H+ antiporter subunit D, with product MDWKTHLIVAPIVLPLVTAAVLLLFDERKRKLKMAINSISTLGLIAIAITLAGMASERAPDALVYLIGNWPAPFGIVLVLDRLAALMLVLTSLLGMASLSFALAHWHKASPHFHTIFQLLLMGLNGAFLTGDLFNLFVFFEVMLAASYGLALHGSGPARVKAGMHYIAVNLVASSLFLIGVSLIYGVTGTLNMADLAQKISQVAPEDRMLLEAGAAVLGVAFLVKAGMWPLNFWLAPTYTAAAAPVAAVFAIMSKVGIYVLLRLSPLMFGIGAGSSYGFGNDWLYFGGMVTLAFGLIGVVASQAMGRLASYSILVSSGTLLAAIGSGNTAMTGAALFYMVSSTLTIAAFFLLIELIERGQDAAANVLAVTMEAYGDDEEEEEEDEIGAVLPATLAVLGTFFGICAILLIGLPPFSGFIAKFLILAAVFNGEGATPQLAMPVSPASWALVALVLLSGLSALIAMTRTGIRTFWASLEGNVPRVLVREVVPIAGLLAICLALTIAAGPAMRYMDETARSLHNPASYISSVLNAPRAGTQTEEAQ from the coding sequence TTGGACTGGAAAACACATCTCATCGTTGCGCCAATCGTCCTGCCGCTCGTCACGGCGGCCGTCCTGCTGCTGTTCGATGAGCGCAAGCGCAAGCTCAAGATGGCCATCAACTCCATTTCGACCCTGGGGTTGATCGCGATTGCCATCACGCTTGCAGGCATGGCGAGCGAAAGGGCGCCCGACGCTCTGGTCTACCTGATCGGCAACTGGCCCGCGCCATTCGGCATCGTTCTGGTGCTTGATCGTCTCGCGGCCCTCATGCTCGTGCTGACAAGCCTGCTCGGCATGGCATCGCTCAGCTTTGCGCTTGCCCATTGGCACAAGGCCAGTCCGCATTTCCATACGATATTCCAGCTTTTGCTGATGGGACTGAACGGCGCATTCCTGACCGGCGACCTGTTCAACCTTTTCGTGTTCTTCGAAGTCATGCTGGCTGCGTCCTACGGGCTGGCGCTACACGGCTCCGGTCCGGCACGCGTGAAGGCCGGCATGCACTATATCGCCGTCAACCTCGTCGCCTCGTCGCTGTTCCTGATCGGTGTCAGCCTGATCTACGGCGTGACCGGCACATTGAACATGGCCGATCTTGCGCAGAAGATTTCGCAGGTAGCGCCCGAAGATCGTATGCTGCTTGAAGCAGGCGCCGCGGTTCTTGGCGTAGCGTTCCTCGTCAAGGCAGGCATGTGGCCGCTCAATTTTTGGTTGGCGCCAACCTATACGGCGGCAGCAGCACCGGTTGCGGCGGTCTTCGCCATCATGAGCAAGGTCGGCATCTACGTCCTTCTGCGCCTGTCGCCGCTGATGTTCGGCATCGGTGCCGGTTCCTCCTACGGTTTCGGCAATGACTGGCTCTATTTCGGCGGGATGGTAACGCTTGCCTTCGGCCTGATCGGCGTCGTCGCATCGCAGGCGATGGGACGTCTCGCCAGCTACAGCATTCTAGTATCCTCCGGCACCTTGCTGGCCGCCATCGGCAGCGGCAACACCGCCATGACAGGTGCGGCACTTTTCTACATGGTCAGTTCGACACTCACCATTGCCGCATTTTTCCTACTGATCGAATTGATCGAGCGCGGGCAGGACGCAGCCGCCAACGTTCTCGCCGTTACCATGGAAGCCTATGGTGACGATGAGGAGGAAGAAGAAGAGGACGAGATCGGCGCGGTATTGCCTGCGACCCTTGCCGTCCTGGGCACGTTCTTCGGGATTTGCGCGATATTGCTGATCGGTCTTCCGCCGTTTTCGGGCTTCATCGCCAAATTCCTGATCCTGGCGGCGGTGTTCAATGGAGAAGGTGCCACCCCGCAGCTTGCAATGCCGGTCAGCCCGGCAAGCTGGGCACTGGTTGCACTTGTTCTCCTATCCGGCCTGTCGGCCCTGATCGCGATGACGCGTACCGGCATCCGTACCTTCTGGGCTTCGCTCGAAGGTAACGTGCCGCGTGTTCTGGTGCGGGAAGTCGTGCCGATCGCAGGACTTCTGGCAATCTGTCTGGCGCTGACGATCGCAGCCGGTCCGGCAATGCGTTACATGGATGAAACAGCGCGTTCGCTGCACAATCCTGCATCCTATATCAGCAGCGTTCTCAATGCGCCGCGCGCGGGCACGCAAACGGAGGAGGCACAGTGA
- a CDS encoding Na+/H+ antiporter subunit C, whose product MELVLALAIGVLMASGVWLILRPRTFQVAIGLSLISYAVNLFIFSMGRLRTNAAPVLDNGVDVQATQYTDPVPQALVLTAIVIGFAMTALFLVVLLASRGLTRTDHVDGKEN is encoded by the coding sequence ATGGAACTCGTTCTTGCTCTGGCAATCGGCGTGTTGATGGCATCCGGCGTGTGGCTGATCCTTCGCCCGCGCACCTTCCAGGTGGCAATTGGCCTGTCGCTGATTTCCTACGCGGTCAATCTCTTCATCTTTTCGATGGGGCGCCTCCGCACCAATGCGGCCCCCGTCCTCGATAACGGTGTTGACGTTCAGGCCACGCAATATACCGATCCTGTGCCGCAGGCGCTTGTTCTTACCGCCATCGTCATCGGCTTCGCAATGACCGCACTTTTCCTTGTCGTGCTGCTCGCCTCACGCGGGTTGACACGTACGGACCACGTGGACGGCAAGGAGAATTGA
- a CDS encoding K+/H+ antiporter subunit F yields the protein MSAVIIFWSLLFAQLMLLGAMACAVYRLLVGPRAQDRILATDALYLNALLLLITFGIRTGSIIYFEASLIIALLGFVATVALSKFLMRGEVIE from the coding sequence ATGAGCGCAGTCATTATCTTCTGGTCCCTGCTTTTCGCTCAGCTGATGCTTCTTGGCGCCATGGCCTGCGCAGTCTACAGGCTTCTGGTCGGTCCGCGCGCACAGGATCGCATTCTTGCGACCGATGCGCTTTACCTCAACGCGTTGCTGCTCCTGATTACATTCGGCATACGCACGGGCAGCATCATCTATTTCGAAGCCTCGCTGATTATCGCTCTTCTCGGCTTTGTCGCTACCGTGGCGCTGTCCAAATTCCTCATGCGCGGGGAGGTGATCGAATGA
- a CDS encoding Na+/H+ antiporter subunit E: MKRILPYPLLFASLLLFWLLLNGFTRAQFLLGAIIAIIACLIMTALQPQKNHIRSIPTMLWLFGAISYDILESNIAVAGIILSRKRKRRPGFVVIQLDLENRTALAVLACIITATPGTAWVDYNAARRELTIHVLDLDDAQAWRDTIKGRYEQPLIKIFTVADTVEEEKSA; this comes from the coding sequence GTGAAGAGAATCCTGCCTTATCCGCTTCTGTTCGCCTCGCTGCTTCTGTTCTGGCTGCTCTTGAATGGCTTCACCCGGGCGCAGTTCCTGCTCGGTGCGATCATCGCAATCATTGCATGCCTCATCATGACGGCCTTGCAGCCGCAGAAGAACCATATTCGCTCAATCCCGACCATGCTCTGGCTGTTCGGAGCCATAAGCTATGACATATTGGAATCGAATATCGCCGTTGCGGGGATCATCCTGTCGCGCAAGCGCAAGCGACGTCCGGGCTTCGTCGTCATCCAGCTCGATCTGGAAAACCGGACTGCGCTTGCCGTCCTCGCCTGCATAATCACCGCGACGCCAGGCACGGCATGGGTGGATTATAACGCCGCAAGGCGCGAACTGACGATCCACGTGCTCGATCTGGACGATGCGCAGGCGTGGCGGGATACGATCAAGGGACGGTATGAGCAGCCGCTCATCAAGATATTTACAGTCGCCGACACCGTCGAAGAGGAGAAATCCGCATGA